The following proteins are co-located in the Corynebacterium aquilae DSM 44791 genome:
- a CDS encoding D-alanine--D-alanine ligase family protein codes for MNNPDRINVAVVYGGRSSEHSVSCVSAGAVMSHLDPARYNVIPVGITQDGTWVVGETDYDKLAINGRTMPVVAGGQAVTLSIDPAHAGELRYTDGDNVGELYARADVIFPVLHGRFGEDGTIQGLFELSGVPYVGTGVLSSACGQDKEATKKLFNAEGLPIGQDVVLRGRTELTEAEKDLLGLPVFVKPARGGSSIGISKVESWDDFPAAVNLAREHDHKVIVESEIVGPEVEVGVVQYADGRVVASVPAQLVGTDASEEGFYGFDTKYLDNVVAAHIPAPLSQQHTALIQSLAVEAFHALSCEGIARVDFFVTEAGPVLNEINTMPGFTPISMYPQVFAASGVSYEQLLSILIERALATHRPKE; via the coding sequence GTGAACAACCCCGATCGCATCAATGTCGCCGTCGTCTATGGCGGCCGTAGCTCCGAACACAGCGTGTCGTGTGTCTCCGCTGGCGCCGTCATGAGCCACCTCGACCCCGCACGCTACAACGTCATCCCCGTGGGCATCACCCAAGACGGCACCTGGGTGGTAGGCGAAACCGACTACGACAAACTCGCCATCAACGGCCGCACCATGCCCGTCGTTGCCGGCGGACAAGCGGTGACACTGTCGATCGACCCGGCGCACGCCGGCGAACTGCGCTACACCGACGGGGACAACGTCGGCGAGCTCTACGCCCGCGCCGATGTAATCTTCCCCGTGCTGCACGGACGCTTCGGCGAAGACGGCACCATCCAAGGCCTGTTCGAACTATCCGGCGTTCCCTACGTCGGTACCGGCGTCTTGTCGTCCGCGTGCGGACAAGACAAAGAAGCCACCAAAAAGCTGTTCAACGCCGAAGGCCTGCCCATCGGCCAAGACGTCGTCCTGCGCGGCCGCACCGAACTGACCGAGGCCGAAAAAGACCTGCTAGGCCTGCCCGTGTTCGTCAAACCCGCGCGCGGCGGTTCCTCCATCGGTATCTCCAAGGTGGAAAGCTGGGACGATTTCCCCGCCGCCGTCAACCTTGCCCGCGAACACGACCACAAAGTCATCGTCGAATCCGAAATCGTCGGCCCCGAAGTCGAAGTCGGTGTGGTGCAATACGCCGACGGCCGCGTGGTGGCCTCCGTTCCGGCACAACTCGTCGGCACCGACGCCTCCGAAGAAGGCTTCTACGGCTTCGACACCAAATACCTCGACAACGTCGTCGCCGCCCACATCCCCGCGCCCCTGAGCCAGCAGCACACCGCACTGATCCAAAGCCTCGCCGTCGAAGCATTCCACGCGCTGAGCTGTGAAGGCATAGCCCGCGTCGACTTCTTCGTCACCGAGGCAGGCCCCGTCCTCAACGAAATCAACACCATGCCGGGCTTCACCCCGATCAGCATGTACCCGCAGGTGTTTGCCGCCAGCGGTGTCTCATACGAACAACTGTTGAGCATCCTCATCGAACGTGCCCTGGCCACCCACCGGCCCAAAGAATAA
- a CDS encoding DUF3515 domain-containing protein, producing the protein MSDRDVSASPVVESSAELESFSAVSRTPMLIALGLAIALTVGVLVGAKVVYERAAHQPVSLSPVAAPDASSVQCAEFLDRLPKKVMGFERAELADPAPEGAAVFAADSQRQVSVRCGVSVPAQFSVLSHTRDVDGVEWLKVTDDTPGSSLVSWYSVNRAPTVAVTTDVADDPVVDLSEAVAGIAEAHPQPAGVPLGDLPQAADYAAVAAQCSAFAKALPASVGDGYKRLDEAAVRAAGAPEGAVVYTAEGVEPVVVRCGVGFPVEYQPGARLDDVNSVPWLTSAELKNGSTAGVFYGLGFDATVAVSTPRSVGGTAVTSVSDAMVKNLQRSQVQPQ; encoded by the coding sequence ATGAGTGATCGTGATGTGAGTGCGTCCCCGGTTGTGGAATCTTCTGCGGAGTTGGAGAGTTTTTCTGCTGTCAGTAGGACTCCGATGTTGATTGCTTTGGGGTTGGCGATTGCGTTGACTGTGGGCGTGTTGGTGGGGGCGAAGGTGGTGTATGAGCGGGCGGCTCATCAGCCGGTGAGTTTGTCGCCGGTGGCGGCCCCGGATGCGTCTTCTGTGCAGTGTGCGGAGTTTCTTGATCGGTTGCCGAAGAAGGTGATGGGTTTTGAGCGTGCTGAGTTGGCGGATCCTGCACCTGAGGGGGCGGCGGTGTTTGCGGCTGATTCGCAGCGTCAGGTGTCGGTGCGGTGTGGGGTGAGTGTGCCGGCGCAGTTTTCTGTGCTGTCTCATACTCGGGATGTGGATGGGGTGGAGTGGTTGAAGGTCACTGATGACACTCCGGGTAGTTCTTTGGTGTCGTGGTATTCGGTCAATCGTGCCCCGACTGTTGCTGTGACTACTGATGTGGCGGATGATCCGGTGGTTGACCTGTCGGAGGCGGTCGCTGGGATTGCTGAGGCGCATCCTCAGCCGGCTGGTGTTCCGCTGGGTGATCTGCCGCAAGCGGCCGATTATGCGGCTGTTGCCGCGCAGTGTTCTGCTTTTGCTAAGGCGTTGCCGGCGTCTGTGGGTGATGGCTATAAGCGCTTGGATGAGGCTGCGGTTCGTGCTGCGGGTGCCCCGGAGGGCGCTGTGGTGTACACGGCCGAGGGGGTGGAGCCTGTGGTGGTTCGTTGTGGTGTTGGCTTCCCGGTGGAGTATCAGCCGGGTGCGCGTCTTGATGATGTGAATTCGGTGCCGTGGTTGACTTCGGCGGAGCTGAAAAATGGTTCGACTGCGGGCGTGTTTTATGGCCTGGGCTTTGATGCAACGGTGGCGGTGAGTACTCCGCGATCGGTCGGTGGCACTGCGGTGACGAGTGTTTCTGATGCGATGGTGAAAAACCTGCAGCGTAGTCAGGTGCAGCCGCAGTAG
- a CDS encoding thiamine-phosphate kinase, with product MTSCPTTFTADTYPGPTIKDAGEHETIAAIGRNAPSSRNGDDAAVLASPAPNSRTVVSTDALVSGRHFNPNWTSAYHLGRKAITQNFADIEAMGARPIAAVAALAAPAHTPLAAIEDLARGMNARLTDYSAELVGGDITQAPTLTIAVTAIGLIGGDKPPLTLNAARPGQKLVAAGNIGHAAAGLALLSKLGPDNIPTHLTHLVRAQLDPQLVPNRGLVARATGATAMTDNSDGLITDLTAIATASNVRIDIHTNAIQPTPELAHAAQICHTDPWEWILSGGEDHTLLATTVHEPPSGFRIIGHVSKQRGHLPVSIDGENPPYNRGWQAFDKPATT from the coding sequence GTGACATCTTGCCCCACCACCTTCACCGCGGACACCTACCCCGGGCCCACCATCAAAGACGCCGGCGAACACGAAACCATCGCCGCCATCGGACGCAACGCCCCCAGCAGCCGCAACGGAGACGACGCCGCAGTGCTCGCCAGCCCAGCACCCAACTCCCGCACCGTCGTCTCCACCGACGCCCTCGTCAGCGGACGCCACTTCAACCCCAACTGGACCAGCGCCTACCACCTGGGACGCAAGGCAATCACCCAAAACTTCGCCGACATCGAAGCCATGGGCGCCCGCCCCATCGCAGCCGTCGCAGCCCTCGCAGCACCCGCCCACACCCCACTAGCCGCCATCGAAGACCTCGCCCGCGGCATGAACGCCCGACTCACCGACTACAGCGCAGAACTCGTCGGCGGCGACATCACCCAAGCCCCAACACTCACCATCGCCGTCACCGCCATCGGCCTCATCGGCGGCGACAAACCACCACTGACCCTCAACGCCGCCCGACCCGGCCAAAAACTCGTCGCCGCCGGCAACATCGGCCACGCCGCAGCAGGACTCGCACTACTAAGCAAACTCGGCCCCGACAACATCCCCACCCACCTCACCCACCTCGTACGCGCACAACTCGACCCCCAACTCGTCCCCAACCGCGGACTCGTCGCCCGCGCCACCGGCGCCACCGCCATGACCGACAACTCCGACGGCCTCATCACCGACCTCACCGCCATCGCCACCGCCAGCAACGTCCGCATCGACATCCACACCAACGCCATCCAACCCACCCCAGAACTCGCACACGCAGCCCAAATCTGCCACACCGACCCCTGGGAATGGATCCTCAGCGGCGGCGAAGACCACACCCTGCTCGCCACCACCGTCCACGAACCCCCCAGCGGCTTCCGCATCATCGGACACGTCAGCAAACAACGCGGCCACCTCCCCGTCAGCATCGACGGAGAAAACCCGCCCTACAACCGCGGCTGGCAAGCCTTCGACAAACCAGCCACCACCTAA
- a CDS encoding uracil-DNA glycosylase: MEHHFGPYGPLYNEHGELPIHNSWKDTFAPLKDTINHLNDFLADQATNGPGFLPHHTNIWRAYTTDKNTIKVLILGQDPYPTPGHGIGLAFATTKDTQPLPKSLKNIYTELVNDQHIPMPQHGDLTAWTHQGVALINTVLTVAPKTPNSHKNQGWETITQHALSALDNRGTPLVAILWGAHAQKLRKYLPNTHTITSPHPSPLSAHRGFFGSQPFSATNQALIHQGAQPINWTIPPTH, translated from the coding sequence ATGGAACACCACTTCGGCCCCTACGGCCCCCTCTACAACGAACACGGCGAACTACCCATCCACAACAGCTGGAAAGACACCTTCGCCCCACTCAAAGACACCATCAACCACCTCAACGACTTCCTCGCCGACCAAGCCACAAACGGCCCCGGATTCCTACCACACCACACCAACATCTGGCGCGCCTACACCACCGACAAAAACACCATCAAAGTCCTCATCCTCGGCCAAGACCCCTATCCCACCCCCGGCCACGGCATCGGACTCGCCTTCGCAACCACCAAAGACACCCAACCACTACCCAAAAGCCTCAAAAACATCTACACCGAACTCGTCAACGACCAACACATACCCATGCCCCAACACGGCGACCTCACCGCATGGACCCACCAAGGCGTCGCACTCATCAACACCGTCCTCACCGTCGCACCCAAAACCCCCAACAGCCACAAAAACCAAGGCTGGGAAACCATCACACAACACGCACTCAGCGCACTAGACAACAGAGGAACACCACTAGTCGCCATCCTCTGGGGAGCACACGCCCAAAAACTCCGCAAATACCTCCCCAACACCCACACCATCACCAGCCCCCACCCCTCACCACTATCAGCACACCGCGGCTTCTTCGGATCACAACCCTTCAGCGCCACCAACCAAGCCCTCATCCACCAAGGAGCCCAACCCATCAACTGGACAATCCCACCCACCCACTAA
- a CDS encoding DAK2 domain-containing protein: MPHARELNGHQTLAWAHRAVNALEARRAEINALNVFPVPDSDTGSNMAYTMRSAIDIAEKLPTTQRHSASNITHALAAGSVRGARGNSGVVLSQVLRGLAQETGSGNVTATAVAQALTSACQMVDKAISQPVEGTVITVLRAGAIAAQHAVEQHPATSDTQLRDVVAAACDAARTALALTPSQLPALREAGVVDAGGQGFVFLLEALLDEIEGRDESVLHAMVRPADDATLDAAATSGTQTATNHPPRQQPDSCENHQTTHTDTDERRLEVMCFAQGVDIEHVRAQLNAYGDSIIVAPAADDACTVHIHVDAQQAGPLIEALYTCATISDLRLEILPPVPVVHGPKRIIVAVVPEGPLADLFRAAQATTISPGDSLVNDIASAVKRQGSQEVILLPNGLATRQQLISTELAAHASNRPLAIVNTDHLVAGLAALAVHDANQPLAVDNLAMTEAATSVRTALINQVEHGHLTPAGAVAAGDWVATAGNETFAVGESVLDCTAAAARTLLRKDGEMLTVLVQSTVSDVITVDNLEAILGEDIDIAIYLADGIDATVELGVE, from the coding sequence ATGCCACACGCACGGGAACTCAACGGCCACCAAACCCTGGCCTGGGCACACCGCGCCGTCAACGCACTCGAAGCACGACGCGCCGAAATCAACGCCCTCAACGTCTTCCCCGTGCCCGACTCCGACACCGGCTCCAACATGGCCTACACCATGCGCAGCGCCATCGACATCGCCGAAAAACTCCCCACCACCCAACGCCACAGCGCCAGCAACATCACCCACGCCCTCGCCGCCGGCTCCGTCCGCGGCGCCCGCGGCAACTCCGGCGTCGTCCTCTCCCAAGTCCTCCGCGGACTCGCCCAAGAAACCGGATCCGGAAACGTCACCGCCACCGCAGTCGCCCAAGCACTCACCAGCGCCTGCCAAATGGTCGACAAAGCCATCTCCCAACCCGTCGAAGGCACCGTCATCACCGTCCTGCGCGCCGGGGCGATCGCCGCCCAGCACGCGGTCGAACAGCACCCAGCCACCAGCGACACCCAGCTCCGTGACGTCGTCGCAGCAGCCTGCGACGCCGCCCGCACCGCACTGGCGCTAACCCCCAGCCAACTGCCCGCCCTTAGAGAAGCAGGCGTAGTGGATGCCGGCGGACAAGGCTTCGTTTTCCTCCTCGAGGCCCTCCTCGACGAAATCGAAGGGCGCGACGAATCCGTCCTCCACGCCATGGTGCGCCCCGCCGACGATGCAACCCTTGATGCGGCAGCCACCTCCGGAACACAAACAGCTACCAACCACCCGCCCCGCCAACAACCAGACTCGTGCGAAAACCACCAGACGACGCACACCGACACCGACGAGCGGCGACTAGAAGTGATGTGCTTTGCGCAAGGCGTCGACATCGAACACGTGCGGGCACAGCTCAACGCCTACGGTGACAGCATCATCGTCGCCCCCGCAGCAGACGATGCCTGCACCGTTCACATCCACGTTGACGCCCAACAAGCAGGCCCACTGATCGAAGCACTCTACACATGCGCCACCATCAGCGACCTGCGGCTAGAAATCCTGCCCCCAGTGCCCGTGGTGCACGGTCCAAAACGAATCATCGTCGCCGTCGTGCCCGAAGGCCCACTTGCTGACCTATTCCGCGCCGCACAAGCAACCACCATCAGTCCAGGCGATAGCCTTGTCAACGACATTGCTTCCGCCGTGAAAAGGCAAGGGTCCCAGGAAGTCATTCTCCTACCCAACGGCCTAGCCACCCGCCAGCAACTCATCTCAACCGAACTGGCCGCCCACGCATCCAACCGGCCCCTGGCCATCGTCAACACCGATCACCTAGTAGCCGGACTGGCAGCCCTGGCAGTCCACGACGCCAACCAACCCCTGGCCGTCGACAACCTCGCGATGACTGAAGCCGCAACCAGCGTACGCACCGCACTGATCAACCAGGTTGAGCATGGACACCTCACCCCGGCAGGTGCCGTCGCAGCAGGCGATTGGGTAGCAACCGCCGGCAATGAAACCTTTGCCGTGGGGGAAAGCGTGCTGGACTGCACCGCAGCAGCTGCACGAACCTTACTGCGTAAAGACGGCGAGATGCTCACAGTGTTGGTGCAAAGCACGGTCTCCGACGTCATCACCGTCGACAACCTGGAAGCCATCCTCGGCGAAGACATCGACATCGCGATCTACCTGGCCGACGGCATCGACGCAACCGTGGAACTCGGAGTTGAATAG
- a CDS encoding ATP-dependent DNA helicase RecG: MLGYTDDTPLKDLIPATVRSSLTKALGVKTVGELLLHYPRDYSHHGQGVNIDNAQDGDTVTCIGTVTWAKSSYTSTGKRMHKIVISDGTNQIPATFFQAKLPSIQLQVGVRAMFSGKAKTFQDTVQISHPSYVVIPDPNEQSPRRKKSFATGNLRHLTAFGTAEELQELLSALEYIPVYPAKKGITSWAMLGAVNAVLDHMPAIPEPLDEPPADMVSFDEALRGIHQPDERGPEPFRTRIKYNEALSLALVMALRRADASAARAPQCPRKRQGARATLLNGLPFDLTGGQKSVAATIAKDMAGVTPMNRLLQGEVGSGKTILAVAAMCQAADAGCQSALLAPTEVLATQHARSIKHTLEQAGVDLNVTLLLGGQTAAERQQALLDIVTGTADIVVGTHALIQDSVEFFNLGLAIVDEQHRFGVEQRDYLRGSGSGGKTPHLLVMTATPIPRTIAMTTFGDLAISTLKELPGGRRPISTAVVPEAKPAWVQRALARIAEEIDAGHQAYIVCPRIDGEGGVLDFYEQLHNGPLGRYNIDILHGRMKADHKEQAMHAFATGATDILVSTTVIEVGIDVANATVMYIREADNFGVSQLHQLRGRVGRGGHPGLCLLHTTAEPESPSYKRLEAVAATTDGFQLAEVDLRTRQEGDVLGTAQSGTHKRVRLLSLVDDTALIARAAADADALVARNRELAVALVSDVELEAQEFIEKS, from the coding sequence GTGCTCGGCTACACCGACGACACCCCGTTGAAAGACCTGATTCCCGCAACAGTGCGATCCAGCCTGACCAAAGCGCTGGGAGTCAAAACAGTAGGGGAGTTGCTCCTGCACTATCCCCGCGACTACTCCCACCACGGACAGGGCGTCAACATCGACAACGCCCAAGACGGCGACACCGTCACCTGTATTGGCACAGTGACCTGGGCGAAATCCTCCTACACCTCCACCGGCAAACGGATGCACAAAATCGTCATCAGTGACGGCACAAACCAGATTCCCGCCACCTTCTTCCAGGCCAAACTTCCCAGCATCCAGCTGCAAGTAGGCGTGCGAGCCATGTTTTCCGGCAAAGCCAAAACCTTCCAAGACACCGTCCAAATCTCCCACCCCTCCTACGTGGTCATCCCGGACCCCAACGAGCAGTCCCCGCGCAGAAAAAAGAGCTTTGCCACGGGCAACCTCCGCCACCTCACCGCCTTCGGCACCGCAGAAGAACTCCAAGAACTACTCTCCGCACTGGAATACATCCCCGTATACCCCGCAAAAAAGGGCATAACCTCCTGGGCCATGCTGGGTGCGGTCAACGCCGTCCTAGACCACATGCCCGCAATCCCCGAACCCCTCGATGAGCCGCCGGCCGACATGGTCAGCTTCGACGAGGCACTACGAGGAATCCACCAACCCGATGAACGCGGACCCGAACCCTTCCGCACCCGCATCAAATACAACGAGGCGCTCTCCCTCGCCCTGGTCATGGCACTGCGTCGCGCCGACGCCTCCGCAGCACGAGCACCACAATGCCCCCGCAAACGCCAAGGAGCCCGAGCCACCCTCCTCAACGGCCTCCCCTTCGACCTGACCGGGGGACAAAAATCCGTGGCAGCAACCATCGCCAAAGACATGGCGGGTGTGACCCCCATGAACCGGCTCCTGCAAGGCGAAGTCGGCTCCGGAAAAACCATCCTGGCCGTTGCCGCCATGTGCCAAGCCGCCGACGCCGGATGTCAATCCGCACTCCTGGCCCCCACTGAGGTGCTCGCCACCCAACACGCCCGCAGCATTAAACACACCCTCGAGCAAGCAGGCGTCGACCTCAACGTCACCCTGCTACTAGGCGGGCAAACAGCCGCCGAACGCCAACAAGCACTCCTCGACATCGTCACCGGCACCGCCGACATCGTCGTTGGTACGCACGCACTGATCCAAGACAGCGTCGAATTTTTCAACCTGGGACTTGCCATCGTTGACGAACAACACCGCTTCGGCGTAGAACAACGCGACTACCTGCGCGGATCCGGATCTGGCGGCAAAACACCCCACCTGCTCGTCATGACGGCAACCCCCATCCCACGCACCATCGCCATGACCACCTTCGGCGATCTCGCTATCAGCACACTCAAAGAACTCCCCGGCGGCCGCCGCCCGATTTCCACAGCGGTTGTGCCGGAAGCCAAACCAGCCTGGGTGCAACGGGCGCTCGCCCGGATCGCAGAAGAAATCGACGCCGGACACCAGGCATACATCGTCTGCCCCCGCATCGACGGGGAAGGCGGAGTCCTCGACTTCTACGAACAACTCCACAACGGCCCGCTCGGCCGCTACAACATAGACATCCTGCATGGGCGCATGAAGGCCGACCACAAGGAACAAGCCATGCACGCCTTCGCCACCGGTGCCACAGACATCTTGGTCTCCACCACCGTCATCGAAGTCGGCATCGATGTCGCCAACGCCACCGTCATGTACATCCGGGAAGCCGACAACTTCGGTGTATCCCAACTCCACCAGCTTCGTGGTCGCGTCGGCCGCGGAGGCCATCCCGGCCTGTGCCTGCTACACACGACAGCCGAACCCGAAAGCCCCTCCTACAAACGTCTCGAAGCAGTCGCAGCCACTACTGACGGCTTCCAACTCGCCGAAGTTGACCTTCGCACCCGCCAAGAAGGCGATGTGCTCGGCACCGCCCAATCCGGAACCCACAAACGAGTACGCCTGCTCAGCCTCGTCGATGACACCGCACTGATCGCCCGCGCCGCAGCAGACGCCGACGCCCTGGTCGCACGCAACCGCGAGCTTGCCGTCGCACTCGTCAGCGACGTCGAACTTGAAGCCCAAGAGTTCATCGAAAAATCCTGA
- a CDS encoding acetyl-CoA carboxylase biotin carboxyl carrier protein subunit produces the protein MRICAPFAGIVHYVAAEGQRVDTGDVVAMVETIKLEASLQAPGPGIVASLNHEDFSDVEGGDILLEITSE, from the coding sequence ATGAGAATCTGCGCGCCATTCGCCGGCATCGTTCACTACGTGGCAGCCGAAGGACAACGAGTCGACACCGGAGACGTCGTCGCCATGGTGGAAACCATCAAACTCGAAGCCTCCCTCCAAGCCCCGGGCCCCGGCATCGTTGCCTCACTCAATCACGAAGACTTCAGCGACGTCGAAGGCGGCGACATTCTGCTGGAAATTACCAGCGAGTAG
- the rsmD gene encoding 16S rRNA (guanine(966)-N(2))-methyltransferase RsmD, whose amino-acid sequence MGQTRIISGEARGRKISVPPSGTRPTSDRAREGLFSSLQVRFGFIGKNVLDIFAGSGALGLEAASRGAEHVVLVDDNPKACAIIRANTTVVGHPNVDVVEMKASSYVATAPHNYFDMVLADPPYELSDEAVAEMVRAMIPLLADGAAVVVERHRDSPETDWPDCLVPTTQKLKKRTYGIARMDMAVFDASLAEK is encoded by the coding sequence ATGGGACAGACTCGAATCATCTCCGGCGAAGCACGCGGCCGAAAGATCAGCGTGCCACCATCCGGCACTCGCCCCACCAGCGATCGCGCCCGAGAAGGCCTGTTTAGCTCCCTCCAAGTCCGCTTCGGCTTCATCGGGAAAAATGTCCTCGACATCTTCGCCGGATCAGGCGCGCTCGGACTCGAAGCAGCCTCCCGTGGTGCTGAACATGTCGTCCTCGTCGATGACAACCCCAAAGCCTGCGCCATCATCCGCGCCAACACCACCGTCGTCGGACACCCCAACGTAGATGTGGTCGAGATGAAAGCCTCCAGCTACGTTGCCACGGCCCCCCACAACTACTTCGACATGGTGCTCGCTGACCCGCCCTACGAACTATCCGACGAAGCAGTCGCCGAAATGGTTCGCGCCATGATCCCTCTACTGGCAGACGGTGCAGCCGTCGTCGTCGAACGCCACCGTGACAGTCCCGAAACCGACTGGCCTGACTGCCTGGTGCCCACCACCCAAAAACTTAAAAAGCGCACCTACGGCATCGCCCGCATGGACATGGCCGTCTTCGACGCCTCGCTCGCCGAGAAATAA
- the coaD gene encoding pantetheine-phosphate adenylyltransferase — protein sequence MRVVCPGSFDPVTMGHLDVFERAARQFEHVIVLVTHNPNKQGMFTIEQRLELITQATSHLNNVSCDSWSGLLVDYTTKHDITALVKGLRSGLDYEYELPMAQMNHRMTGLDTFFLLTDPKYGYISSTLCKEVARYGGDVSGILPPVVVDAIHQKLADNPNA from the coding sequence ATGCGCGTCGTTTGCCCAGGATCCTTCGACCCAGTCACCATGGGCCACCTTGACGTCTTCGAACGAGCCGCCCGCCAATTCGAACACGTCATCGTGCTGGTCACCCACAACCCCAACAAACAAGGCATGTTCACCATCGAACAACGCCTAGAACTCATCACCCAGGCAACTTCCCACCTGAACAACGTCTCCTGCGACTCCTGGTCGGGTCTCCTCGTCGATTACACCACCAAACACGACATCACCGCCCTAGTTAAGGGACTACGGAGCGGACTCGACTACGAGTACGAACTGCCCATGGCCCAAATGAACCATCGCATGACCGGCCTGGACACCTTCTTCCTGCTTACCGATCCCAAATACGGCTACATCTCATCCACCCTGTGCAAAGAAGTCGCCCGCTACGGGGGAGACGTCTCCGGAATCCTGCCACCCGTCGTCGTTGACGCAATCCACCAAAAACTCGCCGATAACCCTAACGCTTAA
- a CDS encoding sulfite exporter TauE/SafE family protein, giving the protein MTSLLPLIVFAVVALGAGLQRVAGMGLGLIAATILSIVIGPVEGVLIVNVLAIFTAIGTSWAARHDIEWRHFWLIAPVMVFGSVPAAILITRIDKSGLQVLVGATLLIALTTVTWGKQKIPTVTHPAWAMIAGVIGGFTNTLAAIAGPVITVYAQASRWPHHQFAATLQPLFIVTGLLSVSTKLIFGAGTLSDTHWTIWAGGFAGLVVGVFLGSKLARRVPRDKARILAITVAIAGAISALVHGLEGLLLHG; this is encoded by the coding sequence ATGACTTCACTATTGCCACTGATTGTTTTCGCCGTTGTGGCGTTAGGTGCGGGCTTGCAGCGAGTGGCCGGGATGGGGCTAGGGCTGATTGCCGCAACGATTCTCTCGATCGTCATCGGCCCTGTCGAAGGCGTCCTCATCGTCAACGTCCTCGCCATCTTCACTGCCATTGGCACGAGCTGGGCGGCCCGCCACGACATCGAGTGGCGTCACTTCTGGCTCATCGCACCAGTGATGGTTTTCGGCTCGGTGCCCGCCGCCATCTTGATCACCCGGATCGACAAATCAGGGCTTCAAGTACTTGTGGGCGCTACGCTTCTTATCGCCCTGACCACCGTCACGTGGGGTAAACAAAAAATTCCCACCGTCACCCACCCAGCTTGGGCGATGATCGCCGGTGTCATCGGAGGTTTTACCAACACCCTCGCAGCCATCGCCGGCCCAGTCATCACAGTTTATGCCCAAGCATCACGGTGGCCCCATCACCAATTTGCAGCAACACTCCAACCCCTTTTCATCGTGACCGGTCTGCTGAGTGTGAGCACAAAACTTATTTTCGGCGCAGGAACACTCAGCGACACCCACTGGACCATCTGGGCAGGTGGGTTCGCCGGACTTGTCGTCGGCGTGTTTCTCGGCAGCAAATTGGCGCGTCGAGTTCCGCGCGACAAGGCTCGCATTCTGGCGATCACGGTCGCGATCGCCGGCGCTATCAGCGCGCTCGTCCATGGTTTGGAAGGTTTACTGCTGCACGGATAG
- a CDS encoding amino acid ABC transporter ATP-binding protein, translated as MADLMIDCQKVCKSFGHLEVLKGIDLQVPRGTVTCLIGPSGSGKSTLLRCVNHLEKFNAGRLYVDGELIGYREKDGVLYEISEKDAALQRADIGMVFQSFNLFPHRTVLENIIEAPIHVKKVPADKAKARAMELLEQVGLAHKADAYPVQLSGGQQQRVAIARAVAMEPKLMLFDEPTSALDPELVGEVLGVMRGLADDGMTMLVVTHEIGFAREVADQVAFMDGGVVVEAGTPEQVIDNPQHNRTREFLSSLL; from the coding sequence ATGGCTGATTTGATGATCGACTGCCAAAAGGTCTGCAAGAGCTTCGGACACCTCGAGGTGCTCAAAGGCATTGACCTCCAGGTGCCACGAGGCACCGTTACCTGCCTAATCGGGCCGTCCGGCTCCGGCAAATCCACCCTCCTACGCTGCGTGAACCACCTCGAGAAGTTCAATGCCGGCCGCCTCTACGTCGATGGTGAGCTCATCGGCTACCGCGAAAAGGACGGGGTGCTCTACGAAATCTCCGAAAAGGACGCAGCTCTCCAGCGCGCCGACATCGGAATGGTCTTCCAGAGCTTCAACCTCTTCCCCCACCGCACGGTCCTCGAAAACATCATCGAGGCTCCCATTCACGTCAAAAAGGTTCCCGCCGACAAGGCCAAGGCCCGCGCGATGGAACTGCTCGAACAGGTCGGCCTCGCCCACAAGGCTGACGCCTACCCGGTGCAGCTGTCTGGTGGACAGCAGCAGCGTGTTGCCATTGCCCGTGCCGTGGCAATGGAACCGAAACTCATGCTCTTCGACGAGCCCACCTCCGCTCTCGACCCGGAACTAGTCGGCGAGGTCCTGGGCGTTATGCGCGGTCTAGCTGACGATGGCATGACGATGCTGGTTGTAACCCACGAAATTGGTTTTGCCCGCGAGGTCGCCGATCAGGTGGCGTTCATGGACGGCGGTGTTGTGGTCGAAGCCGGAACCCCCGAACAGGTCATCGACAATCCGCAACACAACCGCACCCGAGAGTTCCTCTCCAGCCTGTTGTAG